The stretch of DNA TGGGTGCATGCACATGGTAGTGTTTGATAAGAGAACAGAAATTCTGTGGAGCGTTCACAGCGTATTAAACATGTCACTCACTCTGGGACATCCCCGAAGGCTTCAATGGCCTGCGCCGCAGCGGTGTACGCTTTGATGTACTCCCTCGCTGTGTTCTGGACATGACACTCCTGCAGAGCAAAAAGCCACTCGAACTTAGTGTCTATAACACAACATGTCTGTCCACCATTACAGTCCATCAACAAGAGGGATAGTCCAGCTTTAATGAAACATTAGTTGATTTCATTCATCAATTTCTGGTGTTTCTTTTTGTTGGAAGATTCATAGTTGTACTGTGAGAAAAAAGATGTTGAAATATATAGAGGGATAGATAAAAGAGTGAAAGAATGAATGATTTAAAGAAACAGAGCATTACTGAAATTTGTGGAAACATATGAACAAATGTAATGGGAAAAAAATTGATAAAAGACatcacatgaaaataaaaagaagaaacatgCAGAGAGAGACTAATTTCCATGCAttacatatatatgtaaatatatattactttaaaataaattattatacAGTTTGATATGTACATACAGAAATAAATGAAAGAATACATCCATTTTTTTATGATATTCTTTCATGTTTGTTTTATTACTGTGATTTAAATGATATATATCCctaattatttattttggtatttatgtatgtatttgtcTTTGTATTTCCATATTTTTATCGAACAATTTATTCTCTTATTCAGttctgttttcagttttttttctgttgtttattaGTTGTTCATCAGtctattaatattttattcCTACATTAATTTTCTTACTCTGGTAGACATGTCTATCACcttattttctgtcaaaatCATTTATCAAAACATAATAGGCATGCCTGTTGATATCACATATGTGCATATAAGGAACTTTTATTGGGGTTTTCCTCCACAAGCTGCATCAGTTACTGGAATATTTCAATTACTGTATTTGATGCAAAATATTGTACATTTACCATGTGTTAAATTCAGATTAATAAAGTAACTACTGTATATTTTAATTGTCTGACAGCGTATTCCAATTCCATCATGTTGTAGAAAAAGTATGTTTTACCAACCATACCATCTTACTATACCCATGACGTTATTACCTCCACAGCCAAATTGAAGTTCTTCTGAACGAGCTCGTCGTTGTTGTTGGTCCCGTAGCTGATAGCGTTGTGCACCTTTAGCACACAGGAGTATCCTGGCACCAACAGGGGTATCTGACCTGCCTGCAGCTTGGTCCGGAAAGCCCGCCGATGCATCCCCTCCCCAAAGTGGACCTTTTCAGTGACAATGCTGGCGGGATGTTTCTCTCCAAAATGTTGGTCTGAAAGGAAATCTTCTTTGAACAAGAGCCCAGAACAGTGGACATCCTCTTCTTCACTGCACACTCCTACAGGTGCAGCTGTGAGGAGATGCAAACAATGTGTCATTTGCCATCTTCGGTCAGCTGTGTGAAGCAGTAAAACACACTTGTAGATTAATACTCACCTGAAACTGTCTTTGGAGACGGAGGGATGACAATCTCACTGAGAACTGAAACATAGCCGTGACACGGAAAGAAAACAATGAATTTTTGTAACTTTTCACTTCTCTTGTTCTGCCAATTTTACAgttgatgtttttcttttaccttCATATGTGAGCAGGTAGTCTAAGGTGACTGATCCATGTAAGCTGCTGATCCGACACTGGTACTTCCCCAGGTCTTTGTGAGAAGCATTGGCGATGGTCAGCGACACTCGGCTCTCATCCCCTGCGCTTTACAGGAAGGAAAATTTCTCACCAAATGGGTCACACAAATCTTGGTACTACAGTCATCCCTTTGGGTGGTAGATATTAAAGGTTAGGTTTGGTGTCTTTATTTGATTTACTGAAGTTTCCTATTCCACAAATTGAAGTGACCTTGGGTAAGATACTGAACCCTGAGTCGCCACAAACATGTTCCTCACTTTGCATTTAAGCATCTATTTAATGAATAAATGTAactgaaatgtaaaaaagaaTGTGGTGGAAAAGTTTCAGTTCTCCGTCAGAAAAGACTGTCTGTGActtaaaagcttttaaaatcACTTACGGCATCTATAGCAAACACTTGAACTAATATTGATTCTTTAAGTTAACTATTTTCCCTGGCTAAACTACAGTGTGTTTAGAGTCCCACTCCAGCAGTTATTAATCCCTTAAAGACTTGTCTGTGTTCCATCAAAATCAAGCTGTAAGCTGtaacaatgttaaaaaaaaggcatGTTTCTGAAATTGCTTTGTTAGGACTTTAaactttttcccctcttctttgaatAGAGATTTAAGAACATTAGCTAACCTGACTCCTCTAACATCTCtgtcctttagcagcagctagtTCCCACTCCCACTTGCACCCACTTGCACCTGGCTTACTTATCATAGCTTGTGCTAACCTGTAATTTCATAGGTTCTTGTCAGTGCATGCAATACACCCAACTGTACAGCCCCACCTCAATGGTGGTCAGGCTGGCTGAATGTGCATTTCTGAGACTTTAGAGGTGGCTTTGCAGGTTCAAAGCTGAAATCCACAGCTATCTTGATGACTGATTTTGCCCATGATATATTTTGTAgcacataaaaaacataaaaaagagcTTTAACGACTGACCCTGTTGGCGGCAGCACATTGCTTAGCTGGCATGTGTGTCACCTGCTGTTGAACTCAGGGGAAGACACCTGCAATCTACTCAACACTGACTAGCTCCTACAGCCCCACTTGGAAGAAACTAAGCCATCCATTTAAAGAAAGCAAAATGCAATGCCAAATATAATCCCACCAAAGCACTGCATTACCGATTGGATGTTTTCTTTACTGATAATTGTTCTATATCTAAACTGCATGTTAAATCAGTGATCAATTACTGATGATTTATGACAGGCAGAAAAAACTGGCACCTGCCTCTGGAGATTATTGCTTTACTGTTGCCAGAGAGCATTTTATTTAGAATCATTTAAATGTGTTAGGTATGTGTCAACTAAAACAAAATTTAAGGACGTTGAATGGTGCTTTCCATAGACCTGAGTTTTGTTACGGTATCATGTTACACAAAGATAGCGTTTGACAATATGGTCAAATGAAAATCATGTCAAATGAAAGTAAATACCTTCTCTTGATCTCAGCCAGGACATTTCCCTCTCTGGTCCAGCTCACAGTGTTGTCAGAGAGGGCTGCAGAAAACTGACACCACAGACACAGACTCTGAGTGTCCCCAATCACTGACACTGCCTGGATAGGCTTCACCACCTTGAGATCTGCAGAGATTATGATTTTATAATGATGATTAAAATGTGTATTTACTCAATGTGAATCAGTGTCAAAAATTGGCCATGGTTCACAGAAGAAAAGTTGTTGATGAGTCCCCTCACCTTCCGTTGGTATGATATTCTGTTTGACCACCTCACTGTATGCCTTCTTACGAGCCGCTCCGACTTCTGCCTGGGTCTCTTCTCCTTTTGCCTTTTTGGTAGTTTCTGCCTTTGGTAGTTTAGACTCCAAAACACTGACAATCTTTCCAAACCTATCTCCTGACACGCGTCGTCTTTTAATGGCGTCATCCTTCAGAGGACTGGAGATGTTTTTGGACTTGTGGTCTTTATGATCTCTGTGATGCTGAGGTTGTTCTTCCTGAGGCGGTTTAGTCTCTGGTTGTTGGGGTTTGTTCTCAGCACTAACTGACAGGTCAGCGTCCTTCTGAGCTTTTCCAACTTTAGGGCCCAGCTTGGCCTCGAACATATCTATCCTTCCCTTTGCAGTCTTTGGTTTCGCTCTGTTCTCCACATCATTTGAAGGCTCCCCTGCAATCTTTATTGTTGCGTTCTGaccatgtttcttttttttcttgccatGTGGCTTGCTCGTACCCTTCTCAGTGGCCACAACAGTCTCAATCACCAGTTCAGCCTCCGTGGCCTCAAGCTCAGCTGCAGTGTTTTCATTGGTTTGATTTTCTCCTGTAGTGGAGTGACTTTCTTGCTGTTTGCAGGTTTGCTGGGTGGAAACATGATGAGATATACTCtccgttttttttaaagcatgctCACCATGATGATGACCAGACGATTTCTCCTTTTTGGAGCGTGTTTTACCCTCTGAGGGATTCTTGTGAGTTTTGTGAGGCATCTTCAGTCCAGACTTCTCAGATACTGTCACTATGGATACGGGTTCTGCAGCCCCAGAGAAAAATGGGTCATTCAAATCTAAAGTGACGTATGCAACACGGCTCTCCTCTGAGACgatgaaatgatctgaaggaaAAAACGTGAAGTTTGCGTGTTCTCGTCTGAGATCGATGATCTCCTCAGTTTTTCTTGCAGAGAGGAAACACTCTGCGGTGTCATTAGTGTGCAACTCCTGTAGTTCTCCCAGAGAAAATATCTCAGCAGGGTTTGTTGTGTTCTGCTTTTTACGAATCAGTTTATCATCACCTTCCACAGATAGTTTGTCAGTAATTCCATCTGGCGTTGGGCAGAGTGTGCAGTGTTGTACGTGATCACAACAGAGGCTGTCATTGAGAGACCTTTTGGCACAAGTCTGATCTCCTTCCAAGCTGCTATTCGTCCGACAAACGAGGGAGGATCCACCATTGAGAGGAGCTAAGGGCATAATAAACTCCGGACTACCCAACTGTGGCGCCTCTTGATGGGCCCCATTAAGATCTGGCGCAGTGTTAAATGACTCAGGTGCACGCAGGTCAGGTTGTGTGTCCACAACTGGCACGTCTGAGATTGTCAGAGTGCGTGTGGTGAGGAAATTGAGATCTATTATGCTCTTATTTCCTTCACAATCAACCTGCTGTGTGCCCACTGAGCCCAGCTGGGGGAAACTGCGTTCATCTGTCACTTGACACAGTCCATCTCCACGGGGCTGGAAATTAAAACAGATAACATCAGAGATATTAGTTGAGTTTAAACAACTGTGCGTTTCTGTGAAAAAAAGAGCGTATTTAAATTCACTCAGATGTGCACAGAGATAAAGGCAAATAATAGATGGAGAACATAATGCTGTTAAGATGCTAACTTAAAGTCAAAAGCCAGCTGTTATTTAAATGTTGAGTCTTTCCTTTTCAATTTTTCTGGTCAACACATACCTTTCTATAGAGCAAGGCAGATTATGAAACCCCATGCCTCTACATCCATTCCTAAAATCCATACGTCCCGCAAGCAACCAAAACCTTAACATTACAGTCAAAGCCTGGATATGCTTTGCACACCAACCTAAGCCAGTAGGAAGGAGTCTTCGCGACTTGAGGACCTGTCAGCCTCCTGATCTTGGATTTTTTAAGGGAGATGTGGGTGGAACGGGTGTGTTAAAGGGCGCAAAAGAGAGATAGAGCAAAGCAGGGTCGTGTTTCAGTCCTCAGCTGTGCTCTCCTTTCACCCCTCCACCCTGACACCCCGCAGATGCATGCTATTATCATTGAACTCTCAGCTATTATTAGATGCCATTTCGGTCTGTCTGAAGTCTTCCTCGCTGGCACTCCTGTTTCCACCAGCACCAAACGTCTACCAGTCTTGAGCCACTGGATGGGAGACCAAGCCAAAGGACTTTTCCAATAATTCAGAATCAACACCGGGTGTAAGTCCTGACAGTTCTGGCTCCGACAAGAAAAGTTACTCGACAATACTTGTGAGTCTCACATGAATTGACATAAATGGATTTTGAATTTGTCACTGATGGTATGTCAGCAATCACAAGGACAAGAGCGGGAATGTCTCTTAACACTCAGGCTGTGTTTCCAAAGTGCATTAGAGATTTGTCGCTTTGGCTACGATGTGAAGGTGATCGCCGTTCTCTCTAGGTGAATCTTTCCACCCGCTCTGCCTCACACTTCAGTGAGCGTATGTATTGACAGATGTGCATGAAACAAACTCATAAGCAGATACTGTTCTCAATTCTAGCAGGAAAATCTTTAGCCATATTTCCTGCTTTTTCACATCAAGTTGAGCAAGTTTCTCAGTTTTACAATAGCAGAGATGACAATCAATAAAATCTACAACATAAGAAAGCTTACCTCTTCAAATACCAGCTCGGTAGGGGTGATCAAATCTGTGTACTCTGTTATATTCAGTATGACTGGATAATCCTTATCACTCATAAAAAAGTCTGGCTCAAAAAACTTAGAATATCCATCAAACTGAGAAAGATCCAAATCATCAGAAGATGATGGTGAAGCAGTCAGAGTAACCTCAGTTTCATCTACACTCTGTCCTCCAGTAGAAGCCACAGTCGTGCAGGATGAACCCATGGATGAATGCTGGGCAGTGGGGGGTGGGGAGCATTCTGCCTGACAGCTCTGGAGCTCCTCTGGCTTCTTTTCTTCTTGTCTGGTGGTTGCTGGATCACATAAGGATTCATAACTTTGGGGGCCTCCTTTGTCACGGAGTGCAGGCCCTGCAGCTTCAAGGCAAAAAGAGAGACAACTT from Odontesthes bonariensis isolate fOdoBon6 chromosome 22, fOdoBon6.hap1, whole genome shotgun sequence encodes:
- the alpk2 gene encoding alpha-protein kinase 2 isoform X2, with the protein product MDLSLLCTDDQRRSAPAPEDSQTKDSDSVCFLLSARETVTDSVCEFSVTTDISTLNVSAQEKIPDSDGLKSSLPSCNTSQDFSHCSEPSPNDDDLRVCCCLGTSEPTLPLLPQFSHDFFPPQSSFTEFCVKQDPLFPFSVRQEISTEGSEAAEGLIEPFTTEPFASCNFNFKHSQPTPLHRSLSPQSDSLDSDIVVAPMSDLYIFESDTHDFNLSQTIDPRDITCPEYQPFSETGVGKANHDCGTHVAVCDSAGIVTRCHHRSTEKLAIEGGVSEVSQHEELRAPAVDAWEVDLMSVNDVRLEKAEVTGLTLQLQRSDSPIEHWLDACQYLTGEMIEDREILDKTGHSVMRGGHSASTESCSPPEETKVSDCNPDGCMGIGWCCDDTRGWGPPVERWSSVDSWATALSDWTGILESPPEDLTAAFAEIGAEIDALTQALEEVNTHTEADILQEDQETVVQEKLQETMGLQDQPLKTQNIPESSIQSGQSCLSFCLEAAGPALRDKGGPQSYESLCDPATTRQEEKKPEELQSCQAECSPPPTAQHSSMGSSCTTVASTGGQSVDETEVTLTASPSSSDDLDLSQFDGYSKFFEPDFFMSDKDYPVILNITEYTDLITPTELVFEEPRGDGLCQVTDERSFPQLGSVGTQQVDCEGNKSIIDLNFLTTRTLTISDVPVVDTQPDLRAPESFNTAPDLNGAHQEAPQLGSPEFIMPLAPLNGGSSLVCRTNSSLEGDQTCAKRSLNDSLCCDHVQHCTLCPTPDGITDKLSVEGDDKLIRKKQNTTNPAEIFSLGELQELHTNDTAECFLSARKTEEIIDLRREHANFTFFPSDHFIVSEESRVAYVTLDLNDPFFSGAAEPVSIVTVSEKSGLKMPHKTHKNPSEGKTRSKKEKSSGHHHGEHALKKTESISHHVSTQQTCKQQESHSTTGENQTNENTAAELEATEAELVIETVVATEKGTSKPHGKKKKKHGQNATIKIAGEPSNDVENRAKPKTAKGRIDMFEAKLGPKVGKAQKDADLSVSAENKPQQPETKPPQEEQPQHHRDHKDHKSKNISSPLKDDAIKRRRVSGDRFGKIVSVLESKLPKAETTKKAKGEETQAEVGAARKKAYSEVVKQNIIPTEDLKVVKPIQAVSVIGDTQSLCLWCQFSAALSDNTVSWTREGNVLAEIKRSAGDESRVSLTIANASHKDLGKYQCRISSLHGSVTLDYLLTYEVLSEIVIPPSPKTVSDQHFGEKHPASIVTEKVHFGEGMHRRAFRTKLQAGQIPLLVPGYSCVLKVHNAISYGTNNNDELVQKNFNLAVEECHVQNTAREYIKAYTAAAQAIEAFGDVPEIIPIYLVHRPSNDIPYATLEEELIGDFVKYSVKDGKEINLMRRDSEAGQKCCAFQHWVFQKTGGNLLVTDMQGVGMRLTDVGIATCKKGYKGFKGNCATSFIDQFKVLHLCNKYCEILGLKSMQPKAKKATVPPKPKPQPSAAPKKKTFGPTVKGKS
- the alpk2 gene encoding alpha-protein kinase 2 isoform X1; amino-acid sequence: MDLSLLCTDDQRRSAPAPEDSQTKDSDSVCFLLSARETVTDSVCEFSVTTDISTLNVSAQEKIPDSDGLKSSLPSCNTSQDFSHCSEPSPNDDDLRVCCCLGTSEPTLPLLPQFSHDFFPPQSSFTEFCVKQDPLFPFSVRQEISTEGSEAAEGLIEPFTTEPFASCNFNFKHSQPTPLHRSLSPQSDSLDSDIVVAPMSDLYIFESDTHDFNLSQTIDPRDITCPEYQPFSETGVGKANHDCGTHVAVCDSAGIVTRCHHRSTEKLAIEGGVSEVSQHEELRAPAVDAWEVDLMSVNDVRLEKAEVTGLTLQLQRSDSPIEHWLDACQYLTGEMIEDREILDKTGHSVMRGGHSASTESCSPPEETKVSDCNPDGCMGIGWCCDDTRGWGPPVERWSSVDSWATALSDWTGILESPPEDLTAAFAEIGAEIDALTQALEEVNTHTEADILQEDQETVVQEKLQETMGLQDQPLKTQNIPESSIQSGQSCLSFCLEAAGPALRDKGGPQSYESLCDPATTRQEEKKPEELQSCQAECSPPPTAQHSSMGSSCTTVASTGGQSVDETEVTLTASPSSSDDLDLSQFDGYSKFFEPDFFMSDKDYPVILNITEYTDLITPTELVFEEPRGDGLCQVTDERSFPQLGSVGTQQVDCEGNKSIIDLNFLTTRTLTISDVPVVDTQPDLRAPESFNTAPDLNGAHQEAPQLGSPEFIMPLAPLNGGSSLVCRTNSSLEGDQTCAKRSLNDSLCCDHVQHCTLCPTPDGITDKLSVEGDDKLIRKKQNTTNPAEIFSLGELQELHTNDTAECFLSARKTEEIIDLRREHANFTFFPSDHFIVSEESRVAYVTLDLNDPFFSGAAEPVSIVTVSEKSGLKMPHKTHKNPSEGKTRSKKEKSSGHHHGEHALKKTESISHHVSTQQTCKQQESHSTTGENQTNENTAAELEATEAELVIETVVATEKGTSKPHGKKKKKHGQNATIKIAGEPSNDVENRAKPKTAKGRIDMFEAKLGPKVGKAQKDADLSVSAENKPQQPETKPPQEEQPQHHRDHKDHKSKNISSPLKDDAIKRRRVSGDRFGKIVSVLESKLPKAETTKKAKGEETQAEVGAARKKAYSEVVKQNIIPTEDLKVVKPIQAVSVIGDTQSLCLWCQFSAALSDNTVSWTREGNVLAEIKRSAGDESRVSLTIANASHKDLGKYQCRISSLHGSVTLDYLLTYEVLSEIVIPPSPKTVSAAPVGVCSEEEDVHCSGLLFKEDFLSDQHFGEKHPASIVTEKVHFGEGMHRRAFRTKLQAGQIPLLVPGYSCVLKVHNAISYGTNNNDELVQKNFNLAVEECHVQNTAREYIKAYTAAAQAIEAFGDVPEIIPIYLVHRPSNDIPYATLEEELIGDFVKYSVKDGKEINLMRRDSEAGQKCCAFQHWVFQKTGGNLLVTDMQGVGMRLTDVGIATCKKGYKGFKGNCATSFIDQFKVLHLCNKYCEILGLKSMQPKAKKATVPPKPKPQPSAAPKKKTFGPTVKGKS